In the genome of Triticum urartu cultivar G1812 chromosome 5, Tu2.1, whole genome shotgun sequence, one region contains:
- the LOC125509769 gene encoding squamosa promoter-binding-like protein 17 isoform X2, whose protein sequence is METGGGGGGGDGGGRRPGDDLHGLNFGQKIYFEQDVAGSSSSGGRRGKGPAPARAGGGGGGPGASTPAAAGSASQQQQQPRCQVEGCGVDLSGGKTYYCRHKVCLEHSKAPLVVVAGIEQRFCQQCSRFHQLPEFDQGKRSCRRRLAGHNERRRKPPPGPMSTRYGRLAASFNDPGRLRSFLLDFTYPRAPAGVRDPWPAVQAGEHRMPGTTHWQGGHHEHHPHRSAVAGYGDHHAYNGQGSSSGGGGAPPPMIPGGFELPSDECMAGVAADSSCALSLLSTQPWDSSAHSSSHNRSPAMSTTSAFQGSPVAPSVMASNYMAASSSGSWGSPRGGRSMHHHHQQQQQHHMQHDTVMSEVHPSSVHHGQFGELELALQQGRAAPNPPHAEHGSGPGGAFSHSSNAMNWSL, encoded by the exons aTGGAGaccgggggcggcggcggcggcggcgacggcggcgggaggcggcccGGGGACGACCTCCACGGGCTCAACTTCGGCCAGAAGATCTACTTCGAGCAGGACGTGGCCGGGTCCTCCTCCTCGGGTGGCAGGAGGGGCAAGGGCCCCGCCCCCGCCCGAGCAGGAGGCGGGGGCGGAGGGCCAGGAGCCTCCACCCCCGCGGCCGCCGGCAGCGCctcgcagcagcagcagcagccgaGGTGCCAGGTGGAGGGGTGCGGCGTGGATCTGAGCGGCGGCAAGACCTACTACTGCCGCCACAAGGTGTGCCTGGAGCACTCCAAGGCGCCGCTCGTCGTCGTCGCCGGCATCGAGCAGCGCTTCTGCCAGCAGTGCAGCAG GTTCCACCAGCTGCCTGAATTTGACCAAGGAAAACGAAGCTGCCGCCGACGCCTCGCCGGTCACAACGAGCGCCGGAGGAAGCCGCCGCCCGGGCCCATGTCTACACGCTATGGCCGGCTTGCCGCGTCCTTCAACG ATCCAGGCAGGCTCAGAAGCTTTCTGCTGGACTTCACGTACCCGAGGGCCCCGGCCGGCGTGAGGGACCCGTGGCCGGCCGTGCAGGCCGGCGAGCACCGCATGCCTGGCACCACCCACTGGCAGGGCGGGCATCATGAGCACCACCCTCACCGCAGTGCAGTTGCGGGATACGGCGACCACCACGCGTACAACGGCCAGGGGAGCAGCTCGGGGGGAGGCGGCGCGCCGCCGCCGATGATCCCGGGCGGCTTCGAGCTCCCCTCGGACGAATGTATGGCGGGCGTCGCCGCCGACTCCAGCTGTGCTCTCTCTCTTCTGTCAACTCAGCCATGGGATAGTAGTGCCCACAGCTCCAGCCACAACCGGTCCCCGGCGATGTCGACGACCAGCGCCTTCCAGGGCAGCCCGGTGGCGCCCTCCGTCATGGCCAGCAACTACATGGCGGCAAGCAGCAGCGGCTCCTGGGGCAGCCCCCGGGGCGGCAGGAGCatgcaccaccaccaccagcagcagcagcagcatcacatGCAGCATGACACGGTGATGAGCGAGGTCCATCCGAGCTCGGTTCACCACGGCCAGTTCGGGGAGCTGGAGCTGGCGCTGCAGCAGGGGAGGGCGGCGCCGAACCCGCCGCACGCCGAGCACGGGTCAGGCCCCGGCGGGGCCTTCAGCCACTCCAGCAACGCGATGAACTGGTCTCTGTAG
- the LOC125509769 gene encoding squamosa promoter-binding-like protein 17 isoform X1, which yields METGGGGGGGDGGGRRPGDDLHGLNFGQKIYFEQDVAGSSSSGGRRGKGPAPARAGGGGGGPGASTPAAAGSASQQQQQPRCQVEGCGVDLSGGKTYYCRHKVCLEHSKAPLVVVAGIEQRFCQQCSRFHQLPEFDQGKRSCRRRLAGHNERRRKPPPGPMSTRYGRLAASFNEDPGRLRSFLLDFTYPRAPAGVRDPWPAVQAGEHRMPGTTHWQGGHHEHHPHRSAVAGYGDHHAYNGQGSSSGGGGAPPPMIPGGFELPSDECMAGVAADSSCALSLLSTQPWDSSAHSSSHNRSPAMSTTSAFQGSPVAPSVMASNYMAASSSGSWGSPRGGRSMHHHHQQQQQHHMQHDTVMSEVHPSSVHHGQFGELELALQQGRAAPNPPHAEHGSGPGGAFSHSSNAMNWSL from the exons aTGGAGaccgggggcggcggcggcggcggcgacggcggcgggaggcggcccGGGGACGACCTCCACGGGCTCAACTTCGGCCAGAAGATCTACTTCGAGCAGGACGTGGCCGGGTCCTCCTCCTCGGGTGGCAGGAGGGGCAAGGGCCCCGCCCCCGCCCGAGCAGGAGGCGGGGGCGGAGGGCCAGGAGCCTCCACCCCCGCGGCCGCCGGCAGCGCctcgcagcagcagcagcagccgaGGTGCCAGGTGGAGGGGTGCGGCGTGGATCTGAGCGGCGGCAAGACCTACTACTGCCGCCACAAGGTGTGCCTGGAGCACTCCAAGGCGCCGCTCGTCGTCGTCGCCGGCATCGAGCAGCGCTTCTGCCAGCAGTGCAGCAG GTTCCACCAGCTGCCTGAATTTGACCAAGGAAAACGAAGCTGCCGCCGACGCCTCGCCGGTCACAACGAGCGCCGGAGGAAGCCGCCGCCCGGGCCCATGTCTACACGCTATGGCCGGCTTGCCGCGTCCTTCAACG AAGATCCAGGCAGGCTCAGAAGCTTTCTGCTGGACTTCACGTACCCGAGGGCCCCGGCCGGCGTGAGGGACCCGTGGCCGGCCGTGCAGGCCGGCGAGCACCGCATGCCTGGCACCACCCACTGGCAGGGCGGGCATCATGAGCACCACCCTCACCGCAGTGCAGTTGCGGGATACGGCGACCACCACGCGTACAACGGCCAGGGGAGCAGCTCGGGGGGAGGCGGCGCGCCGCCGCCGATGATCCCGGGCGGCTTCGAGCTCCCCTCGGACGAATGTATGGCGGGCGTCGCCGCCGACTCCAGCTGTGCTCTCTCTCTTCTGTCAACTCAGCCATGGGATAGTAGTGCCCACAGCTCCAGCCACAACCGGTCCCCGGCGATGTCGACGACCAGCGCCTTCCAGGGCAGCCCGGTGGCGCCCTCCGTCATGGCCAGCAACTACATGGCGGCAAGCAGCAGCGGCTCCTGGGGCAGCCCCCGGGGCGGCAGGAGCatgcaccaccaccaccagcagcagcagcagcatcacatGCAGCATGACACGGTGATGAGCGAGGTCCATCCGAGCTCGGTTCACCACGGCCAGTTCGGGGAGCTGGAGCTGGCGCTGCAGCAGGGGAGGGCGGCGCCGAACCCGCCGCACGCCGAGCACGGGTCAGGCCCCGGCGGGGCCTTCAGCCACTCCAGCAACGCGATGAACTGGTCTCTGTAG